One segment of Geomonas ferrireducens DNA contains the following:
- a CDS encoding CHRD domain-containing protein, which yields MKKLLLSLACMLTLAQVPAAGAEQKIFRATLSGKQEVPSVKTPARGDLKMIYKDGEMSYELNVSRITSPTAAHIHRGKPGENGSPLVGLFGGPTKMGPFKGILDEGLITDESLLGELEGKTVEDLVRIIEAGEAYVDVLTVTYPLGEIRGQIK from the coding sequence ATGAAAAAACTACTGCTTTCACTTGCTTGCATGCTGACCCTTGCACAGGTCCCAGCGGCCGGCGCGGAACAAAAGATCTTTCGGGCGACGCTTTCCGGGAAGCAGGAGGTGCCGAGCGTGAAGACCCCGGCCCGGGGGGACCTGAAGATGATCTACAAGGATGGGGAGATGAGCTACGAGCTCAACGTGAGCAGGATCACGAGTCCCACCGCGGCCCACATTCACCGCGGGAAACCGGGCGAAAACGGATCCCCTCTGGTCGGCCTGTTCGGCGGCCCGACCAAGATGGGGCCCTTCAAGGGGATACTGGACGAGGGGCTCATTACGGACGAGAGCCTGCTTGGCGAGCTGGAAGGTAAAACCGTGGAGGACCTGGTTCGGATCATCGAGGCGGGCGAGGCGTACGTGGACGTGCTTACGGTGACCTACCCGCTGGGCGAGATCCGCGGACAGATCAAATAG
- a CDS encoding YihY/virulence factor BrkB family protein, translated as MLSMRAYFKLGDTSYKDLAKRVFRKFSDEDCPEHAAAMAYYFLFASFPFLLFLTTLIGYLPIPHLLEYLLSSAQRFLPSEAFSLIESNIRALFMNKKEGLLSIGILLALWASSNAIVSVMDAMNNLYDVKEGRPFWKVRLIAIALVLGLSLLFLGAMVLLMFGLKIGDFIANLINFGMVFKAAFVIALVPVTLFLLVLAVAIIYYFTPDVEHEWKWISPGAVVAIPCWLAMSIAFSFYINNFGSYDKTYGSIGAVIVLLLWLYLSGLIILAGAVINAVIEHSSEEGKEPGEKVEGEHAAERGTHSKAESQQKAKEEAARS; from the coding sequence ATGTTATCTATGCGCGCCTACTTCAAGCTCGGGGACACCAGCTACAAGGATTTGGCGAAACGGGTCTTCCGCAAGTTCAGCGACGAGGACTGCCCCGAGCATGCGGCTGCCATGGCCTACTACTTCCTCTTCGCATCGTTCCCCTTCCTGCTTTTTCTGACCACCCTGATCGGGTACCTCCCCATCCCGCACCTCCTGGAGTACCTGCTCTCCAGCGCGCAGCGCTTCCTCCCATCGGAAGCCTTCTCGTTGATCGAGAGCAACATCCGGGCGCTTTTTATGAACAAGAAGGAAGGGCTTCTCTCCATCGGCATCCTTCTGGCGCTCTGGGCCTCCTCCAACGCCATCGTCTCGGTTATGGACGCGATGAACAACCTCTACGACGTAAAGGAGGGACGCCCGTTCTGGAAGGTGCGCCTGATTGCCATCGCCCTGGTGCTAGGTCTCTCCCTTCTCTTCCTCGGCGCGATGGTCCTGCTCATGTTCGGCCTCAAGATCGGAGACTTCATCGCCAACCTCATCAACTTCGGCATGGTCTTCAAGGCCGCTTTTGTCATCGCGCTGGTGCCGGTCACCCTCTTCCTGCTGGTGCTCGCCGTCGCGATCATCTATTACTTCACGCCGGACGTTGAGCACGAATGGAAGTGGATCAGCCCCGGCGCCGTCGTCGCCATCCCCTGCTGGCTCGCCATGTCCATCGCCTTCTCGTTCTACATCAACAATTTCGGTTCCTACGACAAGACCTACGGTTCCATCGGCGCGGTAATCGTCCTCCTTCTCTGGCTTTACCTGAGCGGACTGATCATCCTCGCCGGTGCGGTAATCAATGCCGTGATCGAGCACAGTTCGGAGGAGGGGAAGGAGCCGGGGGAAAAGGTGGAAGGGGAGCACGCCGCCGAGCGCGGCACCCATTCCAAAGCGGAGTCTCAGCAAAAGGCTAAGGAAGAGGCGGCAAGGTCGTAG
- a CDS encoding SDR family oxidoreductase, which translates to MAQQDEKPFPRQRQEQPGIEAEMTPKPQSGEFEYRGAEKLKEKVALITGGDSGIGRAVAIAFAREGASVAFAYLEEDQDAKETRDIVEREGVRCLAFRGDVGQEAFCADIVGKTVAAFGRLDIVVNNAAEQHYREELEQISEEQLERTFRTNIFSYFFLTKAALKHLQKGARIINTTSVTAFKGSPMLLDYSSTKGAIVAFTRSLALSLAERGILVNAVAPGPIWTPLIPGTFPEEKTEKFGTEVPLKRAGQPVEVAHSYVFLASEGGSYMTGQVLHPNGGTIVGG; encoded by the coding sequence ATGGCTCAGCAGGATGAGAAACCATTCCCGCGCCAACGCCAGGAGCAGCCTGGCATCGAAGCGGAGATGACGCCTAAGCCGCAAAGCGGCGAGTTCGAATACAGGGGAGCCGAGAAGCTGAAGGAGAAGGTCGCCCTGATCACCGGCGGCGACAGCGGCATCGGCCGCGCCGTCGCCATCGCTTTCGCCCGCGAGGGTGCGAGTGTCGCTTTCGCCTATCTCGAGGAGGACCAGGATGCGAAGGAGACCCGCGACATCGTGGAACGCGAGGGGGTGCGCTGTCTCGCCTTCCGCGGCGACGTGGGGCAGGAAGCGTTCTGTGCCGACATCGTGGGGAAGACCGTGGCGGCCTTCGGCAGGCTCGACATCGTCGTCAACAACGCGGCCGAGCAGCACTACCGAGAGGAGCTGGAGCAAATCTCGGAGGAGCAGCTCGAGCGCACCTTCCGCACCAACATCTTCTCCTATTTCTTCCTCACCAAGGCGGCCCTGAAGCACCTGCAGAAGGGGGCCCGCATCATCAACACCACCTCGGTGACCGCTTTCAAGGGGAGCCCGATGCTGCTCGACTACTCCTCCACCAAGGGAGCCATCGTTGCCTTCACGCGCTCCCTCGCCCTCTCGCTAGCCGAGAGAGGGATCCTGGTGAACGCGGTCGCCCCCGGGCCGATCTGGACCCCGCTCATTCCAGGGACCTTCCCGGAGGAGAAGACCGAGAAGTTCGGCACCGAGGTACCGCTAAAGCGTGCCGGTCAGCCGGTTGAAGTGGCGCACAGCTACGTCTTCCTCGCCTCCGAGGGGGGATCCTACATGACCGGCCAGGTGCTGCATCCAAACGGCGGCACCATCGTCGGCGGGTAA
- a CDS encoding zinc-dependent alcohol dehydrogenase, which translates to MRAVCWHGRHDVRVDEVADPQILSKNDAIVKVALTCICGSDLHLYNGYVPTMKKGDILGHEFVGEIVEVGSRVTRFHVGDRVIVPFPISCGACWYCKHELWSLCDNSNPNAWMLEHMYGDTGGGIFGYSHLYGGFAGGQAEYVRVPFADVGLERIPSGVPYEQVVLLTDILPTGYQAAYYCNINPGDTVAVWGCGPVGLMAMMSARHLGAERVIGIDRFPDRLQAARAQCQAEVLNYEEVDVAEALQNMTGGRGPDSCIDAVGMEAVGTGFEGVYDSVKQALRLETDRASALRQLAKACRKGGTLSIVGVYAGFVDKFPMGALFAKGLTLRCGQAHVHKYLPHLVKLVAEQQLNPSSIITHRLPLQEAPMGYKMFLNKQDACIKIVLDPQAGATGTERAPQGEGA; encoded by the coding sequence ATGAGGGCAGTTTGCTGGCACGGCAGACACGACGTGCGGGTGGACGAGGTCGCCGACCCGCAGATCTTGAGCAAAAACGACGCGATCGTGAAGGTGGCGCTCACCTGCATCTGCGGCTCCGACCTGCACCTTTACAACGGCTACGTCCCTACCATGAAGAAGGGGGACATCCTGGGCCACGAGTTCGTGGGGGAAATCGTCGAGGTGGGAAGCCGCGTCACCCGCTTCCATGTCGGCGACCGCGTCATCGTCCCGTTCCCCATCTCATGCGGCGCCTGCTGGTATTGCAAGCACGAGCTGTGGTCCCTTTGCGACAACAGTAACCCGAACGCCTGGATGCTTGAGCATATGTACGGCGACACCGGCGGCGGCATCTTCGGCTACTCCCACCTCTACGGCGGTTTCGCGGGGGGGCAGGCGGAGTACGTGCGCGTCCCGTTCGCCGACGTGGGTCTCGAGAGGATCCCGAGCGGCGTCCCCTACGAGCAGGTGGTGCTCCTGACCGACATCCTCCCGACCGGCTACCAGGCCGCCTACTACTGCAATATCAACCCCGGCGATACCGTCGCCGTCTGGGGGTGCGGCCCGGTCGGTCTCATGGCGATGATGTCCGCACGGCATCTGGGCGCGGAGCGCGTCATAGGCATCGACCGCTTCCCGGACCGGCTGCAGGCGGCGCGTGCCCAGTGCCAGGCGGAGGTCCTCAACTATGAGGAGGTGGATGTCGCTGAGGCGCTGCAGAATATGACCGGTGGGCGCGGCCCCGATTCCTGCATCGACGCCGTCGGTATGGAGGCGGTGGGAACCGGCTTCGAGGGGGTCTACGACTCGGTGAAGCAGGCCCTCAGACTGGAGACGGACCGGGCCTCGGCGCTGCGCCAGCTCGCCAAGGCCTGCCGCAAGGGCGGCACCCTCTCCATCGTCGGGGTGTACGCAGGCTTCGTCGACAAGTTCCCGATGGGCGCGCTCTTCGCCAAGGGACTTACCCTGCGCTGCGGCCAGGCACACGTGCACAAGTACCTGCCGCACCTGGTGAAGCTGGTCGCGGAGCAGCAGTTGAACCCGTCGTCCATCATCACGCACCGGCTCCCGCTGCAGGAGGCCCCCATGGGGTACAAGATGTTCCTGAACAAGCAGGACGCCTGCATCAAGATCGTCCTCGACCCGCAGGCAGGCGCCACGGGTACGGAGCGGGCGCCGCAAGGTGAAGGTGCGTGA
- a CDS encoding SRPBCC family protein codes for MEQSESERSESRPWQRPRKMNVGPAERKASLAGGAALALSGLRNLSRRNYASGLAMIAAGGMFLYRGQTGYCGLYDAMGVDTMHTQPGGLRIEKAVTIGLPPDEVYEFWRNLENLPRFMKHLEAVEVTGPRTSHWKATGPGGISAEWDAEMMEDTPGQQISWHSVGEADIPNKGSVEFKEAPGNRGTEVRVTIDYYPPGGAAGKAAAKIAHGINAQQLEEDLKRLKQILEVGEETTARRTAD; via the coding sequence ATGGAACAGAGCGAAAGCGAGCGCAGCGAATCCAGACCGTGGCAAAGGCCGCGGAAGATGAACGTCGGTCCCGCGGAGCGGAAAGCATCCCTGGCCGGAGGTGCGGCCCTGGCCCTTTCGGGGCTCAGGAATCTTAGCCGGAGAAACTACGCCTCCGGTCTCGCCATGATTGCCGCGGGCGGGATGTTCCTCTACCGGGGCCAGACCGGCTACTGCGGCCTGTACGACGCGATGGGGGTGGACACGATGCACACGCAACCGGGCGGTCTCAGGATAGAGAAGGCGGTGACCATCGGCCTGCCGCCGGACGAGGTCTACGAATTCTGGCGCAACCTGGAAAACCTGCCTCGCTTCATGAAGCACCTGGAAGCGGTTGAGGTCACCGGCCCGCGCACCTCGCACTGGAAGGCTACCGGCCCCGGCGGGATCAGCGCGGAATGGGACGCCGAGATGATGGAGGACACCCCGGGACAGCAGATCAGCTGGCACTCGGTGGGCGAGGCGGACATCCCCAACAAGGGGAGCGTCGAGTTCAAGGAGGCGCCGGGCAACCGCGGCACCGAGGTGAGGGTCACCATCGACTACTACCCCCCGGGCGGCGCCGCAGGTAAGGCCGCAGCCAAGATCGCACACGGCATCAACGCCCAGCAGTTGGAAGAGGACCTGAAGCGGCTCAAGCAGATCCTCGAGGTGGGCGAGGAAACCACGGCACGGCGCACCGCCGACTAA
- the ku gene encoding non-homologous end joining protein Ku: protein MRAMWSGSISFGLVNIPVKLYSGSQSNSLDLDMLRKSDLCPIKYLRVCKFDSKEVPYEEIVKGYEYSDGEYIVLTDKDFENASLEKTHLIDIVDFIEEREIDTRYFEKPYYLEPDKSGPKAYALLREALKRSGKVGVAYYVLRNRGSLGIVRPLGDLLVLNQIRYAEEVRDAAELKLPGDEHVKEQEVALALTLIDQLTVKFDAAKYKDQYIDDLKRMIEEKAQGRQPVAAKAPPPPKVADMMALLKESLKQKRKEAA from the coding sequence ATGAGAGCGATGTGGTCAGGTTCCATCAGTTTCGGGCTGGTCAACATCCCGGTCAAGCTTTACAGCGGGTCGCAGAGTAACTCGCTCGATCTGGACATGCTGCGCAAGAGCGACCTCTGCCCGATCAAGTACCTGCGGGTCTGCAAGTTCGACAGCAAGGAAGTCCCTTACGAGGAAATCGTGAAGGGGTATGAGTACAGCGACGGCGAGTACATCGTGCTCACCGACAAGGACTTTGAGAACGCGAGCCTTGAGAAGACCCATCTGATCGACATCGTCGACTTCATCGAGGAGAGGGAGATCGACACGCGATACTTCGAGAAGCCCTATTACCTCGAGCCCGACAAGAGCGGGCCGAAGGCGTACGCGCTTTTGCGCGAGGCGCTGAAGCGTTCCGGCAAGGTGGGCGTTGCCTATTACGTGTTGAGAAACCGCGGCAGTCTGGGCATTGTGCGCCCGCTCGGGGATCTGCTGGTGCTGAACCAGATAAGGTATGCCGAGGAGGTGCGCGACGCCGCGGAGCTTAAGCTTCCCGGCGACGAGCACGTGAAGGAGCAGGAAGTGGCGCTGGCGCTCACCCTGATCGACCAGTTGACGGTGAAGTTCGACGCTGCGAAGTACAAGGACCAGTACATCGATGACCTGAAGCGGATGATCGAGGAAAAGGCGCAGGGACGGCAACCAGTCGCTGCCAAGGCGCCGCCTCCGCCCAAGGTGGCCGACATGATGGCGCTTTTGAAGGAAAGCCTGAAGCAAAAGCGCAAGGAAGCGGCGTAG
- a CDS encoding DUF748 domain-containing protein, with translation MVEDKELQGRTCGGVVPKVLLWVVGVLIALVLIVFIASFFIDEPLRRTTEKRMNQSLKGYSVRLPKLHFSLIGLSITLKGLTISQQAHPQPPVAEFPYLRASVQWREILSGKLVGDMRLDGPKIHVNLQQLRTEAASKVPMKQKGWQQAFEAIYPLKINLLKITNAGITYIDADDKRPLRLTNLSLEADNIRNIHLPDKVYPSNFHLETDIFGSGHGTVDGRANFLAEPTPAVKAAIELAKVPLGYFAPMLARTNMKIEGGVLSADGNVEYGRKVQTARLKKLTIHGVRLDYIHAPETAQAEKRRTEKVKKAAKEVSNKPNLILTVEHFSLTDSNIGFVNDYGGKKVRLFLSDANLYLDNFSNQFSKGPARAKLSGRFMGSGVTEATAAFRPEDKGPDLDLYVKVTGTQLVSLNDLLRSYGDFDVTAGTFSLVTELHVKNNRVNGYIKPFFKDMKVYDRRQDKNKGFFHRVYEMLVGGIAKLLENKQRDQVATKADISGPLQSPKTSTWQVVVELVRNAFFKAILPTFEKEVTALGRKR, from the coding sequence ATGGTTGAAGACAAAGAGTTGCAGGGGCGAACCTGCGGGGGCGTCGTGCCGAAGGTGCTGCTCTGGGTGGTCGGGGTGCTGATCGCCCTGGTCCTCATCGTGTTCATCGCCAGTTTCTTCATCGACGAACCGCTAAGGCGCACCACGGAAAAAAGGATGAACCAGAGCCTCAAGGGGTATTCGGTTCGTCTCCCAAAGCTGCACTTCAGCCTCATCGGCCTCTCCATTACGCTGAAAGGTCTCACCATATCCCAGCAGGCCCACCCGCAGCCTCCCGTGGCCGAGTTCCCGTATCTGCGTGCCAGCGTGCAGTGGCGCGAGATCCTCTCCGGGAAGCTCGTCGGGGACATGAGGCTAGACGGACCGAAGATCCACGTCAACCTGCAACAGCTCCGCACCGAGGCGGCGAGCAAGGTCCCCATGAAGCAGAAGGGGTGGCAGCAGGCCTTCGAGGCGATCTATCCGCTGAAGATCAACCTGTTGAAGATCACCAACGCCGGCATCACCTACATCGACGCGGACGACAAGCGCCCCCTCAGGCTGACCAACTTGTCGCTGGAGGCGGACAACATCCGCAACATCCACCTCCCGGACAAGGTCTACCCATCAAACTTCCACTTGGAGACGGACATCTTCGGCAGCGGTCACGGCACCGTGGACGGTCGGGCGAACTTCCTTGCCGAGCCGACCCCGGCGGTGAAGGCGGCTATCGAACTCGCCAAGGTTCCGCTCGGCTACTTCGCGCCGATGCTCGCCCGCACGAACATGAAGATCGAAGGTGGTGTGCTGAGCGCGGACGGTAACGTTGAGTACGGGCGGAAGGTCCAGACGGCGCGGCTCAAAAAGCTCACCATCCATGGGGTGCGTCTCGACTACATCCATGCGCCGGAGACGGCGCAGGCCGAGAAAAGGCGCACGGAGAAGGTCAAGAAGGCGGCGAAGGAGGTGAGCAACAAGCCGAACCTGATCCTCACCGTGGAACACTTCAGCCTGACCGATTCGAACATTGGTTTTGTGAACGATTACGGCGGGAAAAAGGTCCGCCTCTTTCTTTCCGACGCCAACCTCTACCTGGACAACTTCTCGAACCAGTTCTCGAAAGGGCCGGCGCGGGCGAAGCTTTCCGGACGTTTCATGGGAAGCGGCGTTACCGAGGCGACCGCCGCTTTCCGCCCCGAGGATAAGGGGCCCGACCTCGACCTCTACGTAAAGGTCACCGGGACGCAGCTCGTGTCGCTGAACGACCTGCTTCGCAGCTACGGCGATTTCGACGTAACCGCGGGGACCTTCTCCCTGGTGACCGAGCTCCATGTGAAGAACAACCGCGTCAACGGTTATATCAAGCCGTTTTTCAAGGACATGAAGGTCTACGACCGGCGCCAGGACAAGAACAAGGGGTTCTTCCACCGCGTCTACGAGATGCTGGTGGGAGGGATCGCAAAGCTCCTGGAAAACAAGCAGCGCGACCAGGTCGCGACCAAGGCCGATATCTCCGGCCCGCTGCAGAGTCCGAAAACCAGTACCTGGCAGGTCGTCGTGGAACTGGTGCGAAACGCGTTCTTTAAGGCGATACTCCCCACCTTCGAGAAGGAGGTGACGGCACTGGGGAGAAAGCGCTGA
- a CDS encoding DUF3309 family protein yields the protein MRLILLIILILLLLGSLPTWPYSSGWGYYPSGGLGLILLILLILMLMGRI from the coding sequence ATGAGGTTGATACTGCTGATCATCCTGATCCTGTTGTTGCTCGGTTCGCTCCCCACGTGGCCGTACAGTTCCGGGTGGGGCTACTATCCCAGCGGCGGTCTGGGGCTCATCCTTTTGATCCTGTTGATCCTGATGCTGATGGGTCGCATCTAG
- a CDS encoding DUF6496 domain-containing protein, with product MAKYGKKAQETVHEVMDKFKKGELKSGGSGKKVTDRKQAVAIGLSEAREKGAKVPEPPKKK from the coding sequence ATGGCCAAGTACGGAAAGAAGGCGCAGGAAACGGTGCATGAGGTGATGGACAAGTTCAAGAAAGGGGAACTAAAGAGCGGTGGCAGCGGAAAGAAGGTAACCGACCGCAAGCAGGCAGTTGCCATCGGACTTTCGGAGGCGCGCGAGAAGGGAGCCAAGGTGCCTGAGCCTCCGAAGAAGAAGTGA
- a CDS encoding quinol:electron acceptor oxidoreductase subunit ActD produces MAKNTAVFGIYRSRESVEQAVDSLRAADFRNTDISVLFSENVGTKDFAHEKHTKVPEGSATGAGTGAVIGGALGWLSGIGALAIPGVGPFIAAGPIVAALAGLGAGGVIGGIAGALVGMGIPEYEAKRYEGRVKEGGILLSVHCDNADWKKRAMEILRETGAQDIGSEGEAKADFASSDKPKPRGMA; encoded by the coding sequence ATGGCAAAGAACACCGCAGTTTTCGGGATCTACCGCAGCCGCGAGAGCGTCGAGCAGGCCGTCGATTCTCTGCGTGCCGCGGACTTTCGCAACACGGACATCTCGGTGCTGTTCTCCGAGAACGTAGGCACCAAGGACTTCGCCCACGAAAAGCACACCAAGGTCCCTGAAGGCTCCGCTACCGGCGCAGGGACCGGTGCGGTAATCGGCGGCGCTCTCGGCTGGCTCTCGGGCATCGGTGCCCTCGCCATCCCCGGTGTCGGTCCGTTTATCGCGGCAGGCCCCATCGTGGCGGCCCTGGCTGGTCTCGGTGCGGGCGGGGTGATCGGCGGGATCGCCGGCGCCCTGGTCGGCATGGGGATTCCCGAGTACGAGGCGAAGCGTTATGAAGGGAGGGTGAAGGAAGGGGGTATCCTCCTCTCGGTACACTGCGACAATGCGGACTGGAAAAAGCGCGCCATGGAGATCCTGAGGGAGACCGGAGCGCAGGACATCGGGTCCGAAGGCGAGGCGAAGGCTGATTTCGCGTCCTCCGACAAACCTAAACCGAGGGGAATGGCGTAA
- a CDS encoding hemerythrin domain-containing protein gives MPTGQKTSESHGKAEMTIFDVLKQDHEKARYLFDKAQKAGKKEIASLQKLFAQIEEELELHMEGEERFFYSALEQDEEMRDHVLQSYEEHQVAKTMLGTFKSLAVDDERWVAKLKVLGEIVEHHMQEEEREIFKMARKALGKEQQHEIALSFQKSKREGHRPSRGAPVEG, from the coding sequence ATGCCAACGGGTCAGAAGACGAGCGAGTCGCACGGCAAGGCGGAGATGACCATCTTCGACGTGCTGAAACAGGACCACGAAAAGGCGCGTTATCTCTTCGATAAGGCGCAGAAGGCGGGGAAAAAGGAGATCGCCTCGCTGCAGAAGCTCTTCGCCCAGATAGAGGAGGAGCTGGAACTGCACATGGAAGGGGAAGAGCGCTTTTTCTACAGTGCCCTCGAACAGGACGAGGAGATGCGCGACCACGTCCTGCAGTCCTACGAGGAGCACCAGGTTGCCAAGACCATGCTCGGCACATTTAAATCGCTGGCGGTCGATGACGAGCGCTGGGTGGCGAAGCTCAAAGTGCTTGGTGAGATCGTCGAGCACCACATGCAGGAGGAAGAGCGCGAAATCTTCAAGATGGCAAGAAAGGCTCTGGGCAAGGAGCAGCAGCACGAGATCGCCTTGTCGTTCCAGAAGAGCAAGCGGGAAGGGCACCGGCCTTCACGGGGGGCACCCGTGGAAGGTTAG
- a CDS encoding response regulator, whose translation MQDAEILLVEDNSNCEELALRALRKAGYSNVAVARDGAEALGMLLGGEVGGEHHPHFVLLDMKLPKIDGVGVLQKLRSNERTRKLKVFALSSSEDPEDLEQCRNLGVVAVLPKPLDAEQLKRWLH comes from the coding sequence ATGCAAGACGCTGAGATTTTGCTGGTCGAAGATAACAGCAATTGCGAAGAACTCGCCTTGCGGGCCTTGAGAAAGGCGGGCTACAGCAATGTTGCGGTCGCGCGCGACGGTGCGGAAGCTTTGGGGATGCTCTTGGGCGGGGAGGTCGGCGGTGAGCACCACCCCCATTTCGTGCTCCTGGACATGAAACTGCCCAAGATAGACGGCGTGGGGGTGCTGCAAAAGCTGCGCAGTAACGAGCGCACCAGGAAGCTGAAGGTCTTTGCCCTCTCCTCGTCCGAGGACCCGGAGGACCTGGAGCAATGCCGCAACCTGGGCGTGGTGGCGGTGCTGCCCAAACCGCTCGACGCGGAGCAGCTCAAGCGCTGGCTGCACTGA
- a CDS encoding HDOD domain-containing protein codes for MNEQASIVEVIKERLAAGTLSVPVFHAVAVKLQQALARPDFDIKEVHQLLNADPGVATRVLRAANSSFYAGLSKVSTIREAIIRLGSKEVANLAMVTTQRDLYKSDDIRFNAIMQTLWKHAFCCAVGSRWLAQKVGFGAQAQEAFLGGLLHDLGKLFLLKCLEEVSREERFKGGVIQPVLREVLATLHVEQGHQLMVQWQLPQIYCDIVAGHQQERWDQANVLLAMVRLSNLTCRKIGVGLNRDPSVLLFASSEAQVLGLKETALAELEIIIEDNAKTPVLSS; via the coding sequence ATGAACGAACAGGCCTCTATCGTAGAGGTGATCAAGGAACGGCTCGCCGCCGGCACGCTCAGCGTCCCGGTCTTTCATGCCGTGGCGGTGAAGCTGCAACAGGCGCTGGCCCGCCCCGACTTCGACATAAAGGAGGTGCACCAGCTCCTCAATGCCGACCCGGGGGTCGCCACCCGCGTGCTCAGGGCCGCCAACTCCTCCTTCTATGCCGGGCTCAGCAAGGTAAGCACCATCCGGGAGGCGATCATACGCCTCGGCTCGAAGGAGGTCGCGAACCTCGCCATGGTCACCACGCAGCGCGACCTGTACAAGTCCGACGACATCAGGTTCAACGCCATCATGCAGACGCTCTGGAAGCACGCGTTCTGCTGCGCCGTGGGAAGCCGCTGGCTGGCGCAAAAGGTGGGTTTCGGCGCGCAGGCGCAGGAGGCTTTCCTCGGCGGGCTCCTGCACGACCTGGGCAAGCTCTTTCTTTTGAAGTGTCTGGAGGAAGTGTCGCGTGAGGAGCGCTTCAAGGGAGGGGTGATTCAGCCGGTACTAAGGGAGGTCCTGGCCACCCTGCACGTGGAGCAGGGGCACCAGTTGATGGTGCAGTGGCAGCTGCCGCAGATCTACTGCGACATCGTCGCCGGGCACCAGCAGGAGCGCTGGGATCAGGCGAACGTGCTGCTCGCCATGGTGCGGCTCTCGAATCTTACCTGCAGGAAAATCGGCGTGGGCCTCAACCGCGACCCGTCCGTGCTCCTGTTCGCCTCGAGCGAGGCCCAGGTGCTGGGGCTTAAGGAAACGGCCCTTGCCGAGTTGGAAATCATCATCGAGGATAACGCCAAGACCCCGGTGCTATCCTCCTGA